A segment of the Roseofilum capinflatum BLCC-M114 genome:
GATGAGGATTTTTTGGGCTAGGTTTAAGTGTTGGAGGACGCGGGCGGCGATCGCCAAATCGTTGAAGATACAAAAGCCGGTTCCGCGATCGGGGAAAGCGTGATGGGTTCCTCCGGCAGTATTACAGGCAAGTCCATGTTTAAGGGCGAGTTGACTGGTGAGAATGAAGCCACCCACGGCCCGACAAGTACGCTGGGCTAGGGCCGGACTCCAGGGTAAACCGATGCGTCGCTGGGCCTTGGGGTCTAGGGTTCCTTGGCAGTAGGCTTGGATGTAGTCGGGGGTATGGACGAGTTGCAGCCATTCTACGGGGGAGAGTTCGGGGCTATGGACTTGGGAAGGGGTGATGATGCGATCGCTCAGAAGCAACTCATACAGCAGCTTAAATTTGGCCATGGGAAACCGATGACCTGGAGGGAGAGGCGCGACATAATCGGGGTGATAAACAATGGGAATGGATGCAGTCAAGACGAATTGGGGGCTATGCTCTAAGACATACCCTACAGGCTATTTTGATGAATCGGAGCGGCGGGATTTGAACCCACGACCCCCACTACCCCAAAGTGGTGCGCTACCAAGCTGCGCTACGCCCCGGTCACAGATTTCCATGATAACACAGGATTTTTAAAATTAAAACCCCTCTAAGGTATTTAAAGCCTGAATTACTTCTGGGGTGACGATCGCAGGCCAGGTTCCTTCGGCTCGACGACCGGTGTTGAGGATGAAATGGAGGCTAAAGCTATGGGGATAGCCTTGGACTTCCATCCACAAAAGGCTGCCTTCAGCTTCACAGGTGATGGTTTCTTCCTCCATGAGTTCGGGGGCGATTTGCTCTAGGCTGTGGAGCAGTTGCTGTAGGAGTTTCTGAAATTCTTGCAGTTCTGGGGCGGTTAGCTCGATCGCCCAATCTGCACCGCCGAGCAACGCGGGATACTCTGGGGCTTCGGGTTTCCAGCCGACGCGCCATTGGGGCCCTTGTTTAATCACGGTTGGTTTTGGGGAGTGTAGAGTCCGACGAGGACATCAATTAAAGCGTCCCGTTGCGATCGCGTTAAATTGGCGATCGCTTCACGGTCTCCCTCTAAGGGATTTTTGGTCAGCACATCTGCACTGGGATAAACCCCTTCATACATGATCTCATTAGCTCCCAAATAATCCGCTAGGGTTAACTTCCAATCTAAGCGATATTGGGGCGTGCGACCTTTGACAAAGAGATGATAGCGAATTAATCTCTCGGCTAAGGTATTATCTGGGTTCACTTCCCCACTCAACTGGCTCACATAATCATTTTCTAGGGGAAAATCTGGCAGTTGTTCGTACACCAACCGCCAGAGATCCCTAGGTCGAATCCGAGTCTGGGCTAGGGCGGTTGGAGAATTGAACCCTGCTAAGGGGATGACAGATAAAGCCATCCCCCCAAATAAACTTAAGGCCATGAGAAAAAAATCTCTTCGTTTCATTCACCAATGATTTCCGGTTGGGTTAACTCGTCCGACATTTCAATTACCGCTCGAATAACGGGCTTCATTTTCGGATCGTCCAGGTTATCAAATTCTTCGTAGCGGCGACGTTGGGCGCGATGGGCGACCTGTACGGTAATCCGATAGCGGTTGGATGCGGCATTAATGAGTTCTTCAGCACGACGCATTAATTCTTGGCTGTCTACGGAAGTGCGCTTGAGCATAGGGGCGTTTTTAGAAGTTTAAATCAATCTTTTTCTAGTTTACCGGTTCTGGCTAAAAGTCGAGCAGGACGGAGGCGTTGGCGGCCACGATTTGGTTATGGCCATTGCGTTTGGCTTGGTCAAGAACATAGCGGGTGAGTTCGAGGAGAAATTGGGGTTGGGTATCGATACGGGGGATGAGAGCTGCTACCCCCATACTCACGGTGACGGTGGGAGCAACGGGGGAGGTTTTGTGTTCTAGATCTAGGCCAATGATGTTGTGTTCAATGATATGGGCAACATGGGTACTTCCGGAGAGGTCGGTATGGGGAAGGAGGACGGCGAATTCTTCTGCACCATAGCGAGCTACGAGGTCGGCAGGACGTTTGAGGGCTTGGCGCACGGCATCGGCGATCAGTTGCAGGCAAAAGTCACCACTGAGATAGCCGTAGGCTTCGTTGTAGAGTCGGAAGTAATCAATATCACAGAGGATTAGACCGAGGGGCGATCGCTCCCTGGAGAGTCGTCGCCATTCTTTTTGTAGGACTTGCTCAAAGCGACGGCGGTTATACAGTTGGGTGAGACTATCGGAAGCTGCCAGTTGTTTGAGTTCTTGGTTAGCTTCTTTGAGTTGTTCGTAGAGTTGGGATTGTTGGATGGCGATACTCAGTTGGGTACTGATATCTTGTAGAAGTTGGGTTTCCCAAGCTTCCCAGGTTCGAGATTGATGACATTGATGAACGATCAACAGTCCCCAGAGATAGGTTTCCCAGGGGGGATGGTAAGGGGAGGCCAGGGGTAAGTTGGATTGGCCCAGTTTAAAGGTGTTTTGGGGAGGGGGATTTAAGGGAATGCCCAGTTGAATGGGGAAGACTAATTGCGATCGCACCTGAAGTTGATGGAGAAATTGGCGATCGTCTTCTGGGAGATCGGCCGTTTCTAGATCGCTGATTTGGCTGATGTTTCCCTGCTGATAGAATGGAATTTGATCTTTCGTATACAGCTTGTCAATCGGCTGATCCAGGATCGAATCACAGGTTGAATTCACCGCTTCGACTACGACCGTACCGCTCCAATCTGGATTAAAATAGTAAACTAAGGCTCTGTCTATGCCCAATAGGGCTTGGAGTTGATCGACACTCGATTGTAGGATTTCTTCGAGACCTAGAGATTGGCGAATTTTGTCGTTCATCTTTCGTAAGAGGCGATCGCCTGCGCCTTGTTTTTCTAGTTCCTCTTCCTTCCGATGGACTTGAGTCCGATCTTCAATCAGCACTAAGTATACAGAGCCTAGATTTTCTTCTGTCCCATCGGGAAGTTTCCTCAAGACGATCTTCAGGTAAACGGCTCCTAAATACCCTTCTCTTTCTACAGACTCACTCTCCCTTAATCCCTCTAGGCTGACAGAGCTTAACATCGGGCAAATATCCCTAAGATCTACTCCCCGATCCGCAGCAAACTTGGGGAGAACACAATCCATTTTTGGATCGGTCTCTAGAATTAAAAACCGATCGTTAATCAGCAAATAACTAGCTTTCAATTGAAGGTTTAAAATCTGAGTGAATCGATCATTCATCGCTGGTTCTCCCCTTCCATAGCAAACTCTGAAATCCCCCTTACCAGATCGGGGTTACACTTCAGAACTTGTGAACCACATCCGATCGCTACATTTTCTTGGCTCACACTCTAAGTGAGGATCGCTTTTCAACACGCCAATTCCGTAATTGACAATCGAGTAAGACTGAGATTATTTTTGCTTGTCATTTAATCTTACCACTTCTGTTAGGGATTGACAATCCACCCTAAAAACCCAGCACTCCATCCTGCATCTGAGACAGTAAGATTCAACATTACTGGGCCACTTTTTGCACCCATTCCATAATAAATTACTCAAGTTCTGGATTTAAATTCCATTCCTCTAGGGTAACTCCCAGACTTTGATCGAGACGAGTCAATGCATTAAGATATTGGATTAAAACTTGCAATTCATTTTGTCGAGCATTCGCTAAATCATTTTGAAAACGAATAATATCATTCAGGGATGTCCCTTCAATGCCCAAACGCAGCTTAGTTTCTTCCGCCTCCAATTGCTGCCGCACCAATTCCGTGGTGGATTGAGATTGTTCGACCTGTTCCCAGGTGAGCTGAATATCTCGGATGTGATTATTGATATCAATATTTAAGCTCGAATAAACTTGCTCGATGGTATTTTGACTCTTCCTCACATCCACCTGACTTTGTTGAAACTGCTGTTCGGGCTGCAAATCTCCCCAGGTTTTACTCAAGGTCAAAGCCAGGGTTAGATCGGAGCGGGTTTCCACTAAATTACTAGGCAACCAATTATAATCTGCCTCCAAATCTAAATTCCATCGGCGCTCATCTTCCGCTTCAATTAAATTAGAATTAGCAATTTTCTGATTTAACTGAGCTTGTAAGTATCTTGGATTATTCTCTAGGGCTAAAGCGAATAATTTTTCCACATCTAAGATCGGTCTATCTTCTAACTGTGGCGATTGAGCTGTAATCGCTAAATCCTGATCGAGTTCTAATAAATCTAATAACTCCAATCGAGCTTGATCTAAGGCATTTTGAGCATCTAAAACCCTTAATTCTTGGTTGGCCACATCTGCCTCGCCTTGAATCCGTTCGACCGGGGCCCGTCTTCCCGCCTGAATTAAGGCTTCTGTAACCTCTAACAAACGCCGAGAGTTTTCTAGCGTGAGTTGGGCAATACCCAGTTCTTCTTGACGTTGGAAAAGTTGACGATACAGTATAATTGCCTCAGTCACTCGATCGATTAATGTAGATTTAACTTGTAAAATTTGCACTTGATTGCTCAAGCGGGCACGATCAATGGACGCACGATTGACATCGACTCTTGAACCTCGCAATAAGGGCTGTGTCAGTTCCAGTCGAATTTCATGGTTGAATCCCCTTTGATCGAACGGAGCAGTAGAACCATATTGTCGTTCTAAACGCCGACGGGTTCTCCAGTCAAGGGTGATTTCAGTACCGATGGGGAGTTGAGTATTCAGGGCAGCTCCGATGTCTAAGCCTTCACTTTGGGTAATAATGGGGCCAATGGATTCTCGACGAGCATTGAGTAAGAGACGAGGAGTAAGATCGGGATTGAATTTATCTTCAGCTACCGCTAGATCTTGACGTTGGGCAATACGATCGAGATAGGCATTTTTGATGTCCGTGTTATTTTCAAGCACCAGTTGCACGACATCGGCGATCGCCAAAGATAAAAGCTTTTGTTCTGAATTATGTTCAGACTGAACAGTTTGCCCTAGTAAGGAACTCGCTTGTACGGGAAGTCCCCCGCAAAAACCCAAGGTATAGCTGGCAAATAGGCCCCCGAAGACCAGGGATAGATGAACTAATTGTTGTATTCTCAAGAGAGATTGATCGAGATTCATGACTATTTTTGGCGATTGAAGTTTAACGTTAATTTAATCTCAAGTTAATTTTGCCCCCAAAGCTGGCTTAGAGCGGTCAAAGACTAAAGAACTTGTCAGTAAATGACAAACAATAGTGCTACAATCAAAGCGAGTTACCTCTTAGAAAGAAGATGTACAGATTGATGGAGCAACCAGTCAGGTACACCGGCGAGCGGATCACAATATGCAGATATGGTCAACCTAATCAAGACAACCCAATCTGGACTGATTCTCATTGTTGATGATAATACCAACAATCTTAGGGTGCTATTTAACTTGCTGAAAAAATCAGGGTTTAGGGTATTAGTGGCCACAGATGGCAAAAATGCATTAGACAAAGTGCATCAAACCTATCCTGATTTAATCTTGCTGGATGTGATGATGCCAGAATTAAGTGGGTTTGAGGTCTGTCGGCAACTGCAAGCTAATCCCAAAACTCAAGACATTCCTGTTATTTTTATGACAGCCTTATCCGAGAGTGAAGATAAAGTTAAGGGATTCCAACTCGGTGCTGTGGACTACATTACCAAACCTTTCTATCAAGAAGAAGTCTTAAGTCGCATTCAACTGCATCTGAAGCTACGCTCTTTAACTCAAAATCTACGAGAAAAGAACCAGCAACTCCATAAAGAAGTCCAAGCCAGGCTGTTAGCAGAAACTCAATTAAAACATCTCAATGAAGATTTAGAAAGTCGGGTAATGGAGCGCACGGGGCAGCTCTCTTTAGCCTTAGAGCAACTGCAAGCTAGGGAAGAGCAACTCAGTTATGAAGCCTCTCACGATCATCTAACAGGATTGTATAACCGCTTGTGGGTGACCCAATATTTATCAACATTGTTAGACCATTTTTCCAGTTCCTCTCAGAGCAACACCGGCATTTTGTTCTTAGATTTAGGCCATTTTAAGCGAGTTAACGATCATTTGGGGCATCGCATTGGGGATCAAGTATTGAAAGTGGTGGCCGAACGTCTGTCAGGATGCTGGCGAGGTCAAGGGCAAGTGGCCCGTTTGGGGGGAGACAAGTTTTTGTTAATACTAGAAGAAGTAGAAAATACGGATATAGAGGCGATCGCCAACCGGATCTTAGAGCATCTGCGATCGCCCATTACCATCGGCCACTATCCCATTTCCCTCCATGCTCGTATCGGCATTATCCCATCCATCCTCAGCTATCGGCAAATGACCGACATTCTCCGCGACGCAGATATCGTCATGTCAGAAGCCAAACGCGCCGGAAAAACCGGGTATTGCATCCTCAACCCCCAACTCCAGTCTCGTGCCTTAGAACGCATTCAACTCGAAGCCGAATTACCCCTCGCCATCCACAACCATCAATTCGAGCTACACTATCAACCCATTATCGCCCTCGATAGCCACCAACTCGTTGGTTTTGAAGCCTTAATTCGCTGGCGACATCCTCAACGGGGACTCATTTCCCCCGGATACTTTATTGACCTAGCCGAAGAAACCGGATGTATTGAAGAACTCGGATTCATCGCTCTTACCTTAGCCTGCCAACAACTCCAACAGTGGCATCAAAAATTTTCCCAGACGCAAGATTTAGTCATTAACGTCAATCTATCCCCCTTGCAACTCCAAAACTTTCACCTTCTCAAAACCATTTCTGATATCTCTAATCAACATGATATTTCACCCCATCAAATTAAACTAGAAGTTACCGAAAGTGCTTTTTTAGAAAACGAAGGGATGCCCACTAAAATCCTAGAAGAAATCCATCATCAAGGCATCAAAATTTGTATTGATGATTTCGGCACAGGATATTCATCCTTGAGCCGTATCCATTCTTTTCCTGTAGACACACTCAAAATTGACCGATGTTTTGTTTCTCGTCTAGATAGCTCAGAAGGTTTGGCAATTATTCAAACCATCATTTCCTTAGCTCACCATCTCGGTATGGATCTGGTTGCTGAAGGCATAGAAACCGAAGAACAACTGAATATCGTCAAAGAAATAGGGTGCGAATTTGGCCAAGGGTTTTTGTTTGCAAAACCCCTAAAACCTGAAGCGGCCACTCAGTTTATTCAAAATTACCGCATTAGTTGACCTATGAACACTTCTTCTATCGATCAAAAAACCCTGCTGGTGGTTGACGACAATCCTACCAATATCAAAGTTCTATTCAACTTTCTCAAAGAAGAAGGATTTAAAGTTTTAGTCGCCAAAGATGGCTTAAACGCCTTAGAGAAACTCACTTCTATCCAGCCCGACTTAATTTTACTCGACATCATGATGCCCGGAATTGATGGCTTTGAAACCTGCCATCGAATCAAAGAAGACCCCAAAATTAACAGCATTCCCATTATTTTTATGACTGCCTTAGCCGATGCCAACAACAAAGTCAAAGGACTCAGTTCAGGAGCCGTTGATTATATTACCAAACCCTTTCAACAAGAAGAAGTCTTAGCCCGCATTAACTTGCATCTGAAATTAAAATCTCTCACCCAAGAACTCGCTAGTGTAAATGCGTCCTTGGAACAAAAAGTTGAGGAACGAACCGCAGAACTCAAAAAAGCTCAGTCTCAATTGGTTCTGACCGAAAAAATGTCCTCTTTGGGGCAACTGGTGGCCGGAATTGTCCATGAAATTAATAATCCCGTTGGCTTCATTGCTGGCAATATCGCCGAAGCCAAAAATTATGCCCAAGACTTAATTCAGATCGTTCAACTCTATCAAGAAAAGTATCCCGAACCCGATGATGAAATTCTTGATGAATTAGAAGCCATTGATTTTGACTACTTACAGGAAGACTTTCCCAAACTCCTCAAATCCATGGAAGAAGGAACCAATCGCATTACGAACATTAGTCAATCCATGCGTACTTTTTCCCGTGCTGATAGCGATCAAAAAGTGCCCTTTAACTGTCATGATGGTATCGACAGCACCATCATGATTCTCAGGCATCGACTGAAGGCGAAAGACTATCGACCCGAAATTGAAATTACTAAAAACTATGGTGATTTACCCCCCGTTCCCTGTTATCCGGGACAATTAAATCAGGTGTTCATGAACTTATTAGCCAATGCTATTGATGCTTTAGAAGATTCTAATCAAGGTAAAAGTTATGAGGAAATTCAAAGCCAGCCGAATGCAATTCAGATTACCACCAGTTATGATGCTGCTGAAAACCAAGTTCAAATTGATGTCCATGATAATGGTATAGGCATGAAGCCAGACATCCAACAGAAAATTTTTGATTATTTGTTCACGACCAAAGGAGTCAATAAAGGTACAGGACTAGGGTTGGCAATTTCCCGTGAAATTATTGAAGACAAACATCAAGGAACCCTAGACTTTACCTCGCAACTTGGACAAGGAACAACCTTTACGGTAACGTTACCCGTGAAGGAATAGTCCATTGTAGGCGGATTTTTATCCAAGTTGGGAACTTTCTACCTGAGTCCCTAGTCACCAGTTTATGGTTTCTCCTTGGTGACCAGGTGGCGGGACGGCTTTAGGCAAGACCCGCCCTTTTTATTGGCCCTACACCCTGGCCATGGGTCAATGGTTTTCCTATTACCCATTACCCATTACCCATTACCGCACCAAACGCCATCTTATGCATCACTCATCTGTACTGTTTCTCAGTAATGGCCATGGGGAAGACCTCAATGGCAGTTTAATTGTTAAGGCATTGCAAGAGTCTTATCCCCAGGTAGAGGTTGCGGCCATGCCTTTGGTGGGTGCAGGGGGGGCCTATCGCCGCTTAGGTGTGCCTATTATTGGCCCTACGCGCACCCTGCCCTCTGGGGGAATATGGTAT
Coding sequences within it:
- a CDS encoding DNA-directed RNA polymerase subunit omega, which codes for MLKRTSVDSQELMRRAEELINAASNRYRITVQVAHRAQRRRYEEFDNLDDPKMKPVIRAVIEMSDELTQPEIIGE
- a CDS encoding two-component system response regulator, with the protein product MVNLIKTTQSGLILIVDDNTNNLRVLFNLLKKSGFRVLVATDGKNALDKVHQTYPDLILLDVMMPELSGFEVCRQLQANPKTQDIPVIFMTALSESEDKVKGFQLGAVDYITKPFYQEEVLSRIQLHLKLRSLTQNLREKNQQLHKEVQARLLAETQLKHLNEDLESRVMERTGQLSLALEQLQAREEQLSYEASHDHLTGLYNRLWVTQYLSTLLDHFSSSSQSNTGILFLDLGHFKRVNDHLGHRIGDQVLKVVAERLSGCWRGQGQVARLGGDKFLLILEEVENTDIEAIANRILEHLRSPITIGHYPISLHARIGIIPSILSYRQMTDILRDADIVMSEAKRAGKTGYCILNPQLQSRALERIQLEAELPLAIHNHQFELHYQPIIALDSHQLVGFEALIRWRHPQRGLISPGYFIDLAEETGCIEELGFIALTLACQQLQQWHQKFSQTQDLVINVNLSPLQLQNFHLLKTISDISNQHDISPHQIKLEVTESAFLENEGMPTKILEEIHHQGIKICIDDFGTGYSSLSRIHSFPVDTLKIDRCFVSRLDSSEGLAIIQTIISLAHHLGMDLVAEGIETEEQLNIVKEIGCEFGQGFLFAKPLKPEAATQFIQNYRIS
- a CDS encoding sensor domain-containing diguanylate cyclase, yielding MNDRFTQILNLQLKASYLLINDRFLILETDPKMDCVLPKFAADRGVDLRDICPMLSSVSLEGLRESESVEREGYLGAVYLKIVLRKLPDGTEENLGSVYLVLIEDRTQVHRKEEELEKQGAGDRLLRKMNDKIRQSLGLEEILQSSVDQLQALLGIDRALVYYFNPDWSGTVVVEAVNSTCDSILDQPIDKLYTKDQIPFYQQGNISQISDLETADLPEDDRQFLHQLQVRSQLVFPIQLGIPLNPPPQNTFKLGQSNLPLASPYHPPWETYLWGLLIVHQCHQSRTWEAWETQLLQDISTQLSIAIQQSQLYEQLKEANQELKQLAASDSLTQLYNRRRFEQVLQKEWRRLSRERSPLGLILCDIDYFRLYNEAYGYLSGDFCLQLIADAVRQALKRPADLVARYGAEEFAVLLPHTDLSGSTHVAHIIEHNIIGLDLEHKTSPVAPTVTVSMGVAALIPRIDTQPQFLLELTRYVLDQAKRNGHNQIVAANASVLLDF
- a CDS encoding histone deacetylase family protein → MTASIPIVYHPDYVAPLPPGHRFPMAKFKLLYELLLSDRIITPSQVHSPELSPVEWLQLVHTPDYIQAYCQGTLDPKAQRRIGLPWSPALAQRTCRAVGGFILTSQLALKHGLACNTAGGTHHAFPDRGTGFCIFNDLAIAARVLQHLNLAQKILILDLDVHQGDGTAWIFRDDPSVFTFSMHCDINFPSHKPPSDLDIPLPVGMEDEPYLQTLATYLPDLLSQLKPDLILYDAGVDPHIHDALGKLALTDTGLFRRDMQVLSTCLAAGYPVACVIGGGYAKDMSALVYRHSLLHRAARDVYYHYRL
- a CDS encoding TolC family protein, whose translation is MNLDQSLLRIQQLVHLSLVFGGLFASYTLGFCGGLPVQASSLLGQTVQSEHNSEQKLLSLAIADVVQLVLENNTDIKNAYLDRIAQRQDLAVAEDKFNPDLTPRLLLNARRESIGPIITQSEGLDIGAALNTQLPIGTEITLDWRTRRRLERQYGSTAPFDQRGFNHEIRLELTQPLLRGSRVDVNRASIDRARLSNQVQILQVKSTLIDRVTEAIILYRQLFQRQEELGIAQLTLENSRRLLEVTEALIQAGRRAPVERIQGEADVANQELRVLDAQNALDQARLELLDLLELDQDLAITAQSPQLEDRPILDVEKLFALALENNPRYLQAQLNQKIANSNLIEAEDERRWNLDLEADYNWLPSNLVETRSDLTLALTLSKTWGDLQPEQQFQQSQVDVRKSQNTIEQVYSSLNIDINNHIRDIQLTWEQVEQSQSTTELVRQQLEAEETKLRLGIEGTSLNDIIRFQNDLANARQNELQVLIQYLNALTRLDQSLGVTLEEWNLNPELE
- a CDS encoding hybrid sensor histidine kinase/response regulator, producing MNTSSIDQKTLLVVDDNPTNIKVLFNFLKEEGFKVLVAKDGLNALEKLTSIQPDLILLDIMMPGIDGFETCHRIKEDPKINSIPIIFMTALADANNKVKGLSSGAVDYITKPFQQEEVLARINLHLKLKSLTQELASVNASLEQKVEERTAELKKAQSQLVLTEKMSSLGQLVAGIVHEINNPVGFIAGNIAEAKNYAQDLIQIVQLYQEKYPEPDDEILDELEAIDFDYLQEDFPKLLKSMEEGTNRITNISQSMRTFSRADSDQKVPFNCHDGIDSTIMILRHRLKAKDYRPEIEITKNYGDLPPVPCYPGQLNQVFMNLLANAIDALEDSNQGKSYEEIQSQPNAIQITTSYDAAENQVQIDVHDNGIGMKPDIQQKIFDYLFTTKGVNKGTGLGLAISREIIEDKHQGTLDFTSQLGQGTTFTVTLPVKE
- a CDS encoding DUF1818 family protein, whose amino-acid sequence is MIKQGPQWRVGWKPEAPEYPALLGGADWAIELTAPELQEFQKLLQQLLHSLEQIAPELMEEETITCEAEGSLLWMEVQGYPHSFSLHFILNTGRRAEGTWPAIVTPEVIQALNTLEGF